Proteins co-encoded in one Setaria viridis chromosome 9, Setaria_viridis_v4.0, whole genome shotgun sequence genomic window:
- the LOC117837509 gene encoding uncharacterized protein isoform X2 — protein MVPNGLLPNVAVGVTRRLDAERWAVAEERTAELIARIQPTPWSEDRRRAAADYVQRLIMGCLSCQVFTFGSFPLKTYLPDGDIDVTAFSNSEELKDTWAVMVQDALEHEEKSEKAEFRVREVQYIQAEMDHLISQNHLFKRSIILIKAWCYYESRILGAHHGLISTYALETLVLYIFHVFNNSFAGPLEVLYRFLEFFSNFDWEKFCVSLWGPVPISSLLDMSADPPRKDGGALLLSKSFLDICSSIYAVTPSPHNNQVQPFVSKYFNVIDPLRANNNLGRSISKGNFFRIRSAFAFGAKRLARILECPKQDIAIEVKQFFTNTWRRHGNGNRPDAPAQSLIHQTVKVVPVEVPSSHKNATAHKKKFKGPTTHIDDDGLTEYTQNYHNPATQLVTKANVQYRGSPRTALSVVYPSQSQKIRAVQTNAEVAGQLEKTSIPSGSLLGEKVQRISKSHSTVNEQNGQSRFQFARTNSSPDLTESSVHGFPSSRRTIVSEVEKSSKAEYSSTGNNMILGVSSNHGRKSSQEKPVSSMNASSSILVSGPSSVSSSNHEDTCFATNEELASVSEASDVLHKGSPREHNLMDGLNGQVPLQVRIPCHPSLAPLPLVASSGYPLRNLAGILPPNFSFIGTPWLHNMQFVHGFVPPPMTQYVGRTAFVSNSENCIESATSATTGTNYDDGGNWHEHDAGLSGNYNRESINPEIFNFKDLASSLHDIPGARLQGQKKSGIEDRGETLRENSADIFHKVYGGTSFGVIRLVSSQGSSGHTISDSSCDESTGVILTSSRGKWGKTPLAMTPSSPSQLRSTTKTSWQFENMTERITSGLDGNRNSYASQAVNSDFSDETAGPSPSAQSTSSQVSDDHNPLKVNPRNPVFRPFVMSPPQQRQVDNSGLTFVPTGPPVPFVVYPYIPGTTDSSAAQFERSEGKDQFPVDMAFQNFGSHDDADLPDANITTPPGSVVADHDHMSDILNSDFLSHWQNLQYGRFCQNAHPPAPVLYPVAMPPMYLPGHFPLNGPATQPAHRFNWAQVRSHGQGVVPVTPLQPTSERASGVFQRYGEDAPRYHGGTGTYLPTPKVPFKDRQSSSRNYRGSYNSEQVDHNDKEGNWANSKQRNMGCSYGRGQSEKSGGRHDRQISDENQSERHWQPYRSDSYRREAGGSSSVQSQSFENTTSTHDPVNKAYGVPSQSSTVASGTRASTEPVMVYSYDQSVDYGAPSKPIEFGSFGAIPLDSSEIQQAHEVHTNGFYKQRHALYKGTSSRSSPDQPSMPHLRRS, from the exons ATGGTGCCGAACGGGCTGCTGCCCAATGTGGCGGTGGGGGTGACGCGGCGCCTGGACGCCGAGCGTTGGGCCGTCGCGGAGGAGCGCACTGCCGAGCTGATCGCGCGCATCCAGCCCACTCCTTGGTCTGAGGatcgccgccgggccgccgccgaTTATGTCCAGCGGCTCATTATGGGGTGCCTTTCCTGTCAG GTTTTTACTTTTGGGTCATTCCCGCTCAAGACTTATTTACCCGATGGTGATATTGATGTCACAGCTTTCAGTAACAGTGAAGAATTAAAGGATACATGGGCAGTTATGGTTCAGGATGCATTGGAACATGAGGAGAAAAGTGAGAAGGCTGAATTTCGAGTGAGAGAAGTACAGTATATTCAGGCAGAG ATGGACCACCTGATCAGTCAAAACCATCTGTTCAAGCGAAGTATCATACTGATAAAGGCCTGGTGTTACTATGAAAGTCGTATACTTGGAGCTCATCATGGTCTTATATCGACATATGCCCTAGAGACTCTGGTTCTTTACATTTTTCATGTCTTCAACAATTCTTTTGCTGGACCACTTGAG GTATTGTATCGGTTCCTAGAATTCTTTAGTAACTTTGATTGGGAGAAATTTTGTGTAAGCTTGTGGGGTCCAGTTCCTATAAGCTCTCTTCTGGACATGTCTG CGGATCCTCCACGAAAGGATGGTGGCGCTTTATTGCTCAGCAAGTCCTTCCTAGATATTTGCAGTTCTATATATGCAGTTACGCCCAGTCCCCATAACAACCAGGTTCAGCCATTTGTTTCGAAGTACTTCAATGTAATTGACCCTTTACGAGCAAACAATAACCTTGGAAGAAGTATAAGCAAAG GTAACTTCTTTAGAATACGCAGCGCGTTTGCTTTTGGAGCAAAAAGATTGGCAAGGATACTTGAATGTCCGAAGCAAGACATAGCCATTGaagtgaaacaattctttacaaATACATGGAGAAGGCATGGTAATGGTAATCGTCCTGATGCACCTGCCCAGAGTCTGATTCATCAAACTGTGAAGGTTGTGCCTGTTGAAGTGCCAAGCAGTCACAAAAATGCAACGGCACACAAGAAAAAGTTTAAAGGCCCTACAACACACATTGATGATGATGGTCTCACTGAATACACTCAAAACTATCATAACCCTGCCACTCAACTTGTAACGAAAGCAAATGTACAGTATCGGGGTTCACCAAGAACAGCTCTTTCTGTTGTTTATCCTTCTCAGAGCCAGAAAATTCGTGCAGTGCAAACAAATGCTGAGGTTGCTGGACAGTTGGAGAAAACCAGCATTCCTAGTGGATCATTGCTGGGCGAAAAGGTTCAAAGAATATCAAAGAGTCACTCCACTGTGAATGAACAGAATGGACAAAGCAGGTTTCAGTTTGCTAGAACAAATTCTAGTCCTGACTTAACAGAATCTTCAGTTCATGGTTTTCCTTCTAGCAGACGTACTATAGTATCTGAAGTAGAAAAATCATCAAAGGCTGAGTACAGTAGCACAGGAAATAACATGATTCTAGGGGTTTCTAGCAACCATGGCAGAAAGTCTTCACAGGAAAAGCCAGTGTCTTCCATGAATGCTTCATCTAGCATATTAGTATCAGGTCCAAGTAGTGTTTCCAGCAGCAATCATGAAGATACTTGTTTTGCAACAAATGAAGAGCTTGCTTCGGTCTCTGAAGCTTCAGATGTTCTACACAAGGGAAGTCCTAGGGAACATAATCTGATGGATGGGTTGAATGGACAGGTTCCTTTGCAAGTGCGAATACCATGTCATCCTTCTCTAGCGCCTCTCCCCCTTGTGGCCTCATCAGGTTATCCTCTGAGAAATCTAGCTGGGATTTTGCCACCAAATTTTTCGTTTATCGGAACTCCATGGTTACACAACATGCAGTTTGTTCATGGATTTGTTCCACCACCTATGACCCAGTATGTTGGTAGAACTGCTTTTGTATCAAACTCTGAAAATTGCATTGAGAGTGCGACATCTGCTACTACTGGCACAAATTATGATGATGGAGGTAATTGGCATGAACATGATGCTGGATTGTCTGGAAACTATAATCGGGAGAGCATAAACCCTGAAATTTTTAATTTTAAGGATCTTGCCTCTTCTCTACATGACATACCTGGTGCCCGTTTGCAAGGACAGAAAAAATCTGGTATTGAGGATAGAGGTGAAACACTAAGAGAAAATTCTGCTGATATTTTTCACAAAGTATATGGGGGGACCAGCTTTGGTGTAATAAGATTAGTTTCTTCACAAGGAAGCTCTGGACATACCATTTCAGACAGCTCATGTGATGAATCAACTGGGGTGATCCTAACATCATCAAGAGGTAAATGGGGTAAAACACCTTTAGCTATGAcaccttcctctccctcacAGTTGCGGAGTACAACAAAGACCAGTTGGCAGTTCGAAAATATGACTGAGCGCATCACATCAGGACTTGATGGCAATAGAAATAGCTATGCATCACAAGCTGTTAACAGTGACTTTTCTGATGAAACTGCAGGGCCTAGCCCTTCAGCACAATCAACTTCTAGTCAAGTATCGGATGATCATAATCCACTAAAAGTCAACCCGCGCAATCCTGTGTTCAGGCCATTTGTTATGTCCCCTCCTCAGCAGAGACAAGTTGATAATTCTGGGTTGACATTTGTTCCAACAGGTCCACCAGTTCCTTTTGTCGTATATCCCTATATTCCTGGCACTACTGATAGTTCTGCGGCTCAGTTTGAGAGAAGTGAAGGAAAGGATCAGTTTCCTGTTGACATGgcattccaaaattttggtTCACATGATGATGCTGATCTACCTGATGCAAATATTACAACTCCACCAGGCAGTGTTGTAGCAGATCATGATCACATGTCTGACATTTTGAACAGCGATTTTTTGAGCCATTGGCAAAATTTGCAATATGGGAGGTTCTGCCAAAATGcacaccctcctgctcctgtATTATACCCTGTTGCTATGCCACCTATGTACTTGCCAGGCCATTTTCCACTGAATGGCCCTGCAACACAGCCTGCACATAGGTTTAATTGGGCACAAGTAAGGAGCCATGGTCAAGGGGTAGTTCCTGTGACGCCTCTGCAACCTACTTCTGAAAGAGCATCTGGTGTTTTCCAGCGCTATGGAGAAGATGCGCCAAGATATCATGGTGGCACTGGGACATACTTGCCAACTCCT AAGGTTCCATTCAAAGATAGACAGTCAAGTTCAAGAAACTACAGAGGGAGTTATAATAGTGAGCAAGTGGACCATAATGATAAAGAGGGAAACTGGGCAAATTCAAAACAAAGAAATATGGGATGTAGCTATGGGCGTGGCCAATCAGAAAAATCTGGTGGTAGGCATGACAGACAGATATCtgatgaaaaccaatctgaaaggCACTGGCAACCTTATAGAAGTGATTCATACAGGAGGGAAGCCGGTGGTTCATCTAGTGTACAGAGCCAGTCATTTGAAAATACAACCTCTACCCACGATCCTGTAAACAAGGCATACGG
- the LOC117837509 gene encoding uncharacterized protein isoform X3, whose amino-acid sequence MDHLISQNHLFKRSIILIKAWCYYESRILGAHHGLISTYALETLVLYIFHVFNNSFAGPLEVLYRFLEFFSNFDWEKFCVSLWGPVPISSLLDMSADPPRKDGGALLLSKSFLDICSSIYAVTPSPHNNQVQPFVSKYFNVIDPLRANNNLGRSISKGNFFRIRSAFAFGAKRLARILECPKQDIAIEVKQFFTNTWRRHGNGNRPDAPAQSLIHQTVKVVPVEVPSSHKNATAHKKKFKGPTTHIDDDGLTEYTQNYHNPATQLVTKANVQYRGSPRTALSVVYPSQSQKIRAVQTNAEVAGQLEKTSIPSGSLLGEKVQRISKSHSTVNEQNGQSRFQFARTNSSPDLTESSVHGFPSSRRTIVSEVEKSSKAEYSSTGNNMILGVSSNHGRKSSQEKPVSSMNASSSILVSGPSSVSSSNHEDTCFATNEELASVSEASDVLHKGSPREHNLMDGLNGQVPLQVRIPCHPSLAPLPLVASSGYPLRNLAGILPPNFSFIGTPWLHNMQFVHGFVPPPMTQYVGRTAFVSNSENCIESATSATTGTNYDDGGNWHEHDAGLSGNYNRESINPEIFNFKDLASSLHDIPGARLQGQKKSGIEDRGETLRENSADIFHKVYGGTSFGVIRLVSSQGSSGHTISDSSCDESTGVILTSSRGKWGKTPLAMTPSSPSQLRSTTKTSWQFENMTERITSGLDGNRNSYASQAVNSDFSDETAGPSPSAQSTSSQVSDDHNPLKVNPRNPVFRPFVMSPPQQRQVDNSGLTFVPTGPPVPFVVYPYIPGTTDSSAAQFERSEGKDQFPVDMAFQNFGSHDDADLPDANITTPPGSVVADHDHMSDILNSDFLSHWQNLQYGRFCQNAHPPAPVLYPVAMPPMYLPGHFPLNGPATQPAHRFNWAQVRSHGQGVVPVTPLQPTSERASGVFQRYGEDAPRYHGGTGTYLPTPKVPFKDRQSSSRNYRGSYNSEQVDHNDKEGNWANSKQRNMGCSYGRGQSEKSGGRHDRQISDENQSERHWQPYRSDSYRREAGGSSSVQSQSFENTTSTHDPVNKAYGVPSQSSTVASGTRASTEPVMVYSYDQSVDYGAPSKPIEFGSFGAIPLDSSEIQQAHEVHTNGFYKQRHALYKGTSSRSSPDQPSMPHLRRS is encoded by the exons ATGGACCACCTGATCAGTCAAAACCATCTGTTCAAGCGAAGTATCATACTGATAAAGGCCTGGTGTTACTATGAAAGTCGTATACTTGGAGCTCATCATGGTCTTATATCGACATATGCCCTAGAGACTCTGGTTCTTTACATTTTTCATGTCTTCAACAATTCTTTTGCTGGACCACTTGAG GTATTGTATCGGTTCCTAGAATTCTTTAGTAACTTTGATTGGGAGAAATTTTGTGTAAGCTTGTGGGGTCCAGTTCCTATAAGCTCTCTTCTGGACATGTCTG CGGATCCTCCACGAAAGGATGGTGGCGCTTTATTGCTCAGCAAGTCCTTCCTAGATATTTGCAGTTCTATATATGCAGTTACGCCCAGTCCCCATAACAACCAGGTTCAGCCATTTGTTTCGAAGTACTTCAATGTAATTGACCCTTTACGAGCAAACAATAACCTTGGAAGAAGTATAAGCAAAG GTAACTTCTTTAGAATACGCAGCGCGTTTGCTTTTGGAGCAAAAAGATTGGCAAGGATACTTGAATGTCCGAAGCAAGACATAGCCATTGaagtgaaacaattctttacaaATACATGGAGAAGGCATGGTAATGGTAATCGTCCTGATGCACCTGCCCAGAGTCTGATTCATCAAACTGTGAAGGTTGTGCCTGTTGAAGTGCCAAGCAGTCACAAAAATGCAACGGCACACAAGAAAAAGTTTAAAGGCCCTACAACACACATTGATGATGATGGTCTCACTGAATACACTCAAAACTATCATAACCCTGCCACTCAACTTGTAACGAAAGCAAATGTACAGTATCGGGGTTCACCAAGAACAGCTCTTTCTGTTGTTTATCCTTCTCAGAGCCAGAAAATTCGTGCAGTGCAAACAAATGCTGAGGTTGCTGGACAGTTGGAGAAAACCAGCATTCCTAGTGGATCATTGCTGGGCGAAAAGGTTCAAAGAATATCAAAGAGTCACTCCACTGTGAATGAACAGAATGGACAAAGCAGGTTTCAGTTTGCTAGAACAAATTCTAGTCCTGACTTAACAGAATCTTCAGTTCATGGTTTTCCTTCTAGCAGACGTACTATAGTATCTGAAGTAGAAAAATCATCAAAGGCTGAGTACAGTAGCACAGGAAATAACATGATTCTAGGGGTTTCTAGCAACCATGGCAGAAAGTCTTCACAGGAAAAGCCAGTGTCTTCCATGAATGCTTCATCTAGCATATTAGTATCAGGTCCAAGTAGTGTTTCCAGCAGCAATCATGAAGATACTTGTTTTGCAACAAATGAAGAGCTTGCTTCGGTCTCTGAAGCTTCAGATGTTCTACACAAGGGAAGTCCTAGGGAACATAATCTGATGGATGGGTTGAATGGACAGGTTCCTTTGCAAGTGCGAATACCATGTCATCCTTCTCTAGCGCCTCTCCCCCTTGTGGCCTCATCAGGTTATCCTCTGAGAAATCTAGCTGGGATTTTGCCACCAAATTTTTCGTTTATCGGAACTCCATGGTTACACAACATGCAGTTTGTTCATGGATTTGTTCCACCACCTATGACCCAGTATGTTGGTAGAACTGCTTTTGTATCAAACTCTGAAAATTGCATTGAGAGTGCGACATCTGCTACTACTGGCACAAATTATGATGATGGAGGTAATTGGCATGAACATGATGCTGGATTGTCTGGAAACTATAATCGGGAGAGCATAAACCCTGAAATTTTTAATTTTAAGGATCTTGCCTCTTCTCTACATGACATACCTGGTGCCCGTTTGCAAGGACAGAAAAAATCTGGTATTGAGGATAGAGGTGAAACACTAAGAGAAAATTCTGCTGATATTTTTCACAAAGTATATGGGGGGACCAGCTTTGGTGTAATAAGATTAGTTTCTTCACAAGGAAGCTCTGGACATACCATTTCAGACAGCTCATGTGATGAATCAACTGGGGTGATCCTAACATCATCAAGAGGTAAATGGGGTAAAACACCTTTAGCTATGAcaccttcctctccctcacAGTTGCGGAGTACAACAAAGACCAGTTGGCAGTTCGAAAATATGACTGAGCGCATCACATCAGGACTTGATGGCAATAGAAATAGCTATGCATCACAAGCTGTTAACAGTGACTTTTCTGATGAAACTGCAGGGCCTAGCCCTTCAGCACAATCAACTTCTAGTCAAGTATCGGATGATCATAATCCACTAAAAGTCAACCCGCGCAATCCTGTGTTCAGGCCATTTGTTATGTCCCCTCCTCAGCAGAGACAAGTTGATAATTCTGGGTTGACATTTGTTCCAACAGGTCCACCAGTTCCTTTTGTCGTATATCCCTATATTCCTGGCACTACTGATAGTTCTGCGGCTCAGTTTGAGAGAAGTGAAGGAAAGGATCAGTTTCCTGTTGACATGgcattccaaaattttggtTCACATGATGATGCTGATCTACCTGATGCAAATATTACAACTCCACCAGGCAGTGTTGTAGCAGATCATGATCACATGTCTGACATTTTGAACAGCGATTTTTTGAGCCATTGGCAAAATTTGCAATATGGGAGGTTCTGCCAAAATGcacaccctcctgctcctgtATTATACCCTGTTGCTATGCCACCTATGTACTTGCCAGGCCATTTTCCACTGAATGGCCCTGCAACACAGCCTGCACATAGGTTTAATTGGGCACAAGTAAGGAGCCATGGTCAAGGGGTAGTTCCTGTGACGCCTCTGCAACCTACTTCTGAAAGAGCATCTGGTGTTTTCCAGCGCTATGGAGAAGATGCGCCAAGATATCATGGTGGCACTGGGACATACTTGCCAACTCCT AAGGTTCCATTCAAAGATAGACAGTCAAGTTCAAGAAACTACAGAGGGAGTTATAATAGTGAGCAAGTGGACCATAATGATAAAGAGGGAAACTGGGCAAATTCAAAACAAAGAAATATGGGATGTAGCTATGGGCGTGGCCAATCAGAAAAATCTGGTGGTAGGCATGACAGACAGATATCtgatgaaaaccaatctgaaaggCACTGGCAACCTTATAGAAGTGATTCATACAGGAGGGAAGCCGGTGGTTCATCTAGTGTACAGAGCCAGTCATTTGAAAATACAACCTCTACCCACGATCCTGTAAACAAGGCATACGG
- the LOC117837509 gene encoding uncharacterized protein isoform X1 codes for MVPNGLLPNVAVGVTRRLDAERWAVAEERTAELIARIQPTPWSEDRRRAAADYVQRLIMGCLSCQVFTFGSFPLKTYLPDGDIDVTAFSNSEELKDTWAVMVQDALEHEEKSEKAEFRVREVQYIQAEVKIIKCLVENIVVDISFNQVGGLCTLCFLEEMDHLISQNHLFKRSIILIKAWCYYESRILGAHHGLISTYALETLVLYIFHVFNNSFAGPLEVLYRFLEFFSNFDWEKFCVSLWGPVPISSLLDMSADPPRKDGGALLLSKSFLDICSSIYAVTPSPHNNQVQPFVSKYFNVIDPLRANNNLGRSISKGNFFRIRSAFAFGAKRLARILECPKQDIAIEVKQFFTNTWRRHGNGNRPDAPAQSLIHQTVKVVPVEVPSSHKNATAHKKKFKGPTTHIDDDGLTEYTQNYHNPATQLVTKANVQYRGSPRTALSVVYPSQSQKIRAVQTNAEVAGQLEKTSIPSGSLLGEKVQRISKSHSTVNEQNGQSRFQFARTNSSPDLTESSVHGFPSSRRTIVSEVEKSSKAEYSSTGNNMILGVSSNHGRKSSQEKPVSSMNASSSILVSGPSSVSSSNHEDTCFATNEELASVSEASDVLHKGSPREHNLMDGLNGQVPLQVRIPCHPSLAPLPLVASSGYPLRNLAGILPPNFSFIGTPWLHNMQFVHGFVPPPMTQYVGRTAFVSNSENCIESATSATTGTNYDDGGNWHEHDAGLSGNYNRESINPEIFNFKDLASSLHDIPGARLQGQKKSGIEDRGETLRENSADIFHKVYGGTSFGVIRLVSSQGSSGHTISDSSCDESTGVILTSSRGKWGKTPLAMTPSSPSQLRSTTKTSWQFENMTERITSGLDGNRNSYASQAVNSDFSDETAGPSPSAQSTSSQVSDDHNPLKVNPRNPVFRPFVMSPPQQRQVDNSGLTFVPTGPPVPFVVYPYIPGTTDSSAAQFERSEGKDQFPVDMAFQNFGSHDDADLPDANITTPPGSVVADHDHMSDILNSDFLSHWQNLQYGRFCQNAHPPAPVLYPVAMPPMYLPGHFPLNGPATQPAHRFNWAQVRSHGQGVVPVTPLQPTSERASGVFQRYGEDAPRYHGGTGTYLPTPKVPFKDRQSSSRNYRGSYNSEQVDHNDKEGNWANSKQRNMGCSYGRGQSEKSGGRHDRQISDENQSERHWQPYRSDSYRREAGGSSSVQSQSFENTTSTHDPVNKAYGVPSQSSTVASGTRASTEPVMVYSYDQSVDYGAPSKPIEFGSFGAIPLDSSEIQQAHEVHTNGFYKQRHALYKGTSSRSSPDQPSMPHLRRS; via the exons ATGGTGCCGAACGGGCTGCTGCCCAATGTGGCGGTGGGGGTGACGCGGCGCCTGGACGCCGAGCGTTGGGCCGTCGCGGAGGAGCGCACTGCCGAGCTGATCGCGCGCATCCAGCCCACTCCTTGGTCTGAGGatcgccgccgggccgccgccgaTTATGTCCAGCGGCTCATTATGGGGTGCCTTTCCTGTCAG GTTTTTACTTTTGGGTCATTCCCGCTCAAGACTTATTTACCCGATGGTGATATTGATGTCACAGCTTTCAGTAACAGTGAAGAATTAAAGGATACATGGGCAGTTATGGTTCAGGATGCATTGGAACATGAGGAGAAAAGTGAGAAGGCTGAATTTCGAGTGAGAGAAGTACAGTATATTCAGGCAGAG GTAAAGATAATTAAGTGTCTTGTGGAAAACATTGTTGTTGACATCTCTTTCAACCAAGTTGGTGGTTTGTGTACACTTTGTTTCCTTGAAGAG ATGGACCACCTGATCAGTCAAAACCATCTGTTCAAGCGAAGTATCATACTGATAAAGGCCTGGTGTTACTATGAAAGTCGTATACTTGGAGCTCATCATGGTCTTATATCGACATATGCCCTAGAGACTCTGGTTCTTTACATTTTTCATGTCTTCAACAATTCTTTTGCTGGACCACTTGAG GTATTGTATCGGTTCCTAGAATTCTTTAGTAACTTTGATTGGGAGAAATTTTGTGTAAGCTTGTGGGGTCCAGTTCCTATAAGCTCTCTTCTGGACATGTCTG CGGATCCTCCACGAAAGGATGGTGGCGCTTTATTGCTCAGCAAGTCCTTCCTAGATATTTGCAGTTCTATATATGCAGTTACGCCCAGTCCCCATAACAACCAGGTTCAGCCATTTGTTTCGAAGTACTTCAATGTAATTGACCCTTTACGAGCAAACAATAACCTTGGAAGAAGTATAAGCAAAG GTAACTTCTTTAGAATACGCAGCGCGTTTGCTTTTGGAGCAAAAAGATTGGCAAGGATACTTGAATGTCCGAAGCAAGACATAGCCATTGaagtgaaacaattctttacaaATACATGGAGAAGGCATGGTAATGGTAATCGTCCTGATGCACCTGCCCAGAGTCTGATTCATCAAACTGTGAAGGTTGTGCCTGTTGAAGTGCCAAGCAGTCACAAAAATGCAACGGCACACAAGAAAAAGTTTAAAGGCCCTACAACACACATTGATGATGATGGTCTCACTGAATACACTCAAAACTATCATAACCCTGCCACTCAACTTGTAACGAAAGCAAATGTACAGTATCGGGGTTCACCAAGAACAGCTCTTTCTGTTGTTTATCCTTCTCAGAGCCAGAAAATTCGTGCAGTGCAAACAAATGCTGAGGTTGCTGGACAGTTGGAGAAAACCAGCATTCCTAGTGGATCATTGCTGGGCGAAAAGGTTCAAAGAATATCAAAGAGTCACTCCACTGTGAATGAACAGAATGGACAAAGCAGGTTTCAGTTTGCTAGAACAAATTCTAGTCCTGACTTAACAGAATCTTCAGTTCATGGTTTTCCTTCTAGCAGACGTACTATAGTATCTGAAGTAGAAAAATCATCAAAGGCTGAGTACAGTAGCACAGGAAATAACATGATTCTAGGGGTTTCTAGCAACCATGGCAGAAAGTCTTCACAGGAAAAGCCAGTGTCTTCCATGAATGCTTCATCTAGCATATTAGTATCAGGTCCAAGTAGTGTTTCCAGCAGCAATCATGAAGATACTTGTTTTGCAACAAATGAAGAGCTTGCTTCGGTCTCTGAAGCTTCAGATGTTCTACACAAGGGAAGTCCTAGGGAACATAATCTGATGGATGGGTTGAATGGACAGGTTCCTTTGCAAGTGCGAATACCATGTCATCCTTCTCTAGCGCCTCTCCCCCTTGTGGCCTCATCAGGTTATCCTCTGAGAAATCTAGCTGGGATTTTGCCACCAAATTTTTCGTTTATCGGAACTCCATGGTTACACAACATGCAGTTTGTTCATGGATTTGTTCCACCACCTATGACCCAGTATGTTGGTAGAACTGCTTTTGTATCAAACTCTGAAAATTGCATTGAGAGTGCGACATCTGCTACTACTGGCACAAATTATGATGATGGAGGTAATTGGCATGAACATGATGCTGGATTGTCTGGAAACTATAATCGGGAGAGCATAAACCCTGAAATTTTTAATTTTAAGGATCTTGCCTCTTCTCTACATGACATACCTGGTGCCCGTTTGCAAGGACAGAAAAAATCTGGTATTGAGGATAGAGGTGAAACACTAAGAGAAAATTCTGCTGATATTTTTCACAAAGTATATGGGGGGACCAGCTTTGGTGTAATAAGATTAGTTTCTTCACAAGGAAGCTCTGGACATACCATTTCAGACAGCTCATGTGATGAATCAACTGGGGTGATCCTAACATCATCAAGAGGTAAATGGGGTAAAACACCTTTAGCTATGAcaccttcctctccctcacAGTTGCGGAGTACAACAAAGACCAGTTGGCAGTTCGAAAATATGACTGAGCGCATCACATCAGGACTTGATGGCAATAGAAATAGCTATGCATCACAAGCTGTTAACAGTGACTTTTCTGATGAAACTGCAGGGCCTAGCCCTTCAGCACAATCAACTTCTAGTCAAGTATCGGATGATCATAATCCACTAAAAGTCAACCCGCGCAATCCTGTGTTCAGGCCATTTGTTATGTCCCCTCCTCAGCAGAGACAAGTTGATAATTCTGGGTTGACATTTGTTCCAACAGGTCCACCAGTTCCTTTTGTCGTATATCCCTATATTCCTGGCACTACTGATAGTTCTGCGGCTCAGTTTGAGAGAAGTGAAGGAAAGGATCAGTTTCCTGTTGACATGgcattccaaaattttggtTCACATGATGATGCTGATCTACCTGATGCAAATATTACAACTCCACCAGGCAGTGTTGTAGCAGATCATGATCACATGTCTGACATTTTGAACAGCGATTTTTTGAGCCATTGGCAAAATTTGCAATATGGGAGGTTCTGCCAAAATGcacaccctcctgctcctgtATTATACCCTGTTGCTATGCCACCTATGTACTTGCCAGGCCATTTTCCACTGAATGGCCCTGCAACACAGCCTGCACATAGGTTTAATTGGGCACAAGTAAGGAGCCATGGTCAAGGGGTAGTTCCTGTGACGCCTCTGCAACCTACTTCTGAAAGAGCATCTGGTGTTTTCCAGCGCTATGGAGAAGATGCGCCAAGATATCATGGTGGCACTGGGACATACTTGCCAACTCCT AAGGTTCCATTCAAAGATAGACAGTCAAGTTCAAGAAACTACAGAGGGAGTTATAATAGTGAGCAAGTGGACCATAATGATAAAGAGGGAAACTGGGCAAATTCAAAACAAAGAAATATGGGATGTAGCTATGGGCGTGGCCAATCAGAAAAATCTGGTGGTAGGCATGACAGACAGATATCtgatgaaaaccaatctgaaaggCACTGGCAACCTTATAGAAGTGATTCATACAGGAGGGAAGCCGGTGGTTCATCTAGTGTACAGAGCCAGTCATTTGAAAATACAACCTCTACCCACGATCCTGTAAACAAGGCATACGG